In one Pseudodesulfovibrio tunisiensis genomic region, the following are encoded:
- a CDS encoding TetR/AcrR family transcriptional regulator, whose amino-acid sequence MTKREQIFKAAAKLFAENSYDTVGIREIAAEAGVNSAMISYYFGSKTGLLREIFAKFADEVNSVLDSSISNARDLYDLCDNSVHLWLDNARQNRDIYLVGLRELNRDKPELADLRKDLDEYGWMRFSSFLDRIGMAKEKAASFRHITFTIIVGMIFSDYLLGGGANIDDPQKAEHYAEAISGIAKNGIPQFMA is encoded by the coding sequence ATGACCAAGCGCGAACAGATTTTCAAGGCTGCGGCCAAACTCTTTGCCGAAAACTCCTACGACACTGTGGGGATTCGTGAGATCGCGGCCGAGGCTGGCGTGAACAGCGCAATGATTTCCTACTATTTTGGCAGCAAGACCGGCCTGCTTCGGGAAATCTTCGCCAAGTTCGCGGACGAGGTGAATTCGGTTCTGGACAGCTCCATTTCCAATGCCCGGGACCTGTACGACCTGTGCGACAATTCCGTGCACCTCTGGCTGGACAATGCCAGACAGAATCGGGACATCTATCTGGTGGGACTGCGGGAACTGAACCGGGACAAGCCCGAACTGGCCGACCTGCGCAAGGATCTGGACGAGTACGGATGGATGCGGTTTTCCTCGTTTCTGGACCGCATCGGCATGGCCAAGGAAAAGGCGGCATCATTTCGACACATCACCTTCACCATCATCGTGGGCATGATCTTTTCCGACTATCTGCTCGGCGGCGGCGCAAACATCGATGATCCGCAGAAAGCCGAACACTATGCCGAAGCCATAAGCGGCATCGCCAAAAACGGCATTCCCC